A segment of the Coffea arabica cultivar ET-39 chromosome 8c, Coffea Arabica ET-39 HiFi, whole genome shotgun sequence genome:
TCTGAACCTCCGAAGCCTACAGTACACTCCTTCTGCAAGGTTTTGACTGCCTCTGATACAAGCACTCACGGAGGATTTTCTGTTCTTAGGAAGCATGCAAATGAATGCCTTCCTCCCCTGGTAGTGTCTTATTGTGTATGGCATGTTTAATTTTATCTGTACATCTAAAGTTGACGCCTTTTTCTTGATACCTGCTAGTATTTGATGAACTCGACTTCATTTCTGCTAGGACATGACACAGCCAGTTCCTACACAGGAACTGGTAGCCAAGGATCTTCATGGCACTGAATGGCACTTTAAACATATATTCAGAGGTGACGTTTCATTCTTCAGTTCTGCAGGATACTTGTTTACTCAATTAACATCTTTCGGATAatttttatttgacttttgattAGTCACCTACCATGCAACTAAATCTGTGTCCATCTGACTGTAATTGAACAGGACAACCGCGGAGACACTTGCTTACTACAGGATGGAGTACATTTGTTACTTCTAAGAGATTGGTAGCTGGAGATTCTTTTGTATTTCTCAGGTATTTTCCCCACGATGAATAGAATCAGGCAGAGACATGCATGAACGTACTTGTATATTTAGATAGATATCTAGAAATACATCTTTCTTTGTCCATAATGGATATGTctttatgaaaaatttctaGGGGTGCAAGTGGAGAGCTACGAGTTGGAGTTAGACGCTTTGCTCGTCAACAGAGTTCTATGCCATCATCTGTGATTTCAAGCCATAGCATGCACCTAGGAGTTCTTGCAACCGCATCTCATGCTGTTGCAACTGGAACCCTCTTTGTTGTTTACTACAAACCAAGGTGCAAAAATATGCCCTCTTTTGGACTTGAAATCATCATTGCATGCAAAGCCTTTCTTAACAACATTTAATTCCTTTGTTGTGGAACCACATTTTTTCAGGACAAGTCAGTTCATCATAGGATTGAACAAATATCTAGAGTCTATTAACAATGGTTTTGGTGTGGGCATGAGGTTTAAGATGCGATTTGAAGGGGAGGATTCTCCTGAACGAAGGTAGGATGGCATATATACTCTTGATTAGGTTGAATGATTTCTGGATAAGTCTTCTAATATTTACTCATTCTCTTACTACTCGTTTTAATATTTTGATCAGATTTAGCGGCACCATTGTTGGTGTTGAAGATATTTCTCTTCAATGGAAAGATTCTAAATGGCGGTCATTGAAGGTCAATACGTCCAGCTGGTCATCTAATTTCGATAGGCTTATTGTTTTTTAGAATAATTGGGGGTTAACTTGCTTTCTGTTTATGCGCAGGTTCAATGGGATGAACCTGCATCCATAACAAGACCAGAAAGGGTCTCACCTTGGGAGATAGAACCTTTTGTTGCTGCAGTACCTACAAGTCTAGTTCCATCAGTAACGGGAAAAAACAAAAGGCTTCGATCACATTCTGAACTTCTACCACCTGGTGAGATGAGCTTTTGCAACTTAATTGTCTTTATCCTCGCTCGGTTCTTTAGATAAACTGCAAAAAGCAACAGCTCGGTTCTTTAGATAAATTGCAACAAGCAAcattgtttctttctttgtgtTCATAGAAAGTGCATCTTCAACTGCATCAGCTGTTTGGAATCCTCCTCATGATTCTCCTCTTGGAAATGGAACTGCAGAGTGTCCCAGAAGCCAACCTCGGTCTGCAAATCAGAATCATATGGACATTAGTTGTAGTCAACTCCAAGGTAGCAGGAACTGTAATTTAAGGACACATGCAGAGGGGGACTGGCTATCTTCTTCCCAGGGAAATACTTCTGTGAGTAGGTTTGCTGAtgaaatggaaaacaaaagtacCATTGCATGGACGACCTTTACCGGCTGTTCCGCCACCCCAGCAAAGTTGAGCAACCACTCTCATTCTCATCTTCATGATGGCAGGAAGCCTGATACTGTTGCTAGCTGCCGATTGTTTGGCATTGATCTGATTAGTCCTTCAACTGGTGCCCTTGATAAAGAACTTCTGAAACCAGCAAATGCCTCAAATGTTACCACTCAAGATTGTTTGCCAAACACATTATCTGGCTGTGGTTCTGAACATAAATCTGACCTCTCGAAGGATTCCAAAGATCAGATAGTCGGGCAGCTGCAGTTACCATCAAAGGAGGTACAAAGCAAGCAGAGTGGCTCAACAAGGAGTCGTACCAAGGTATACAATGCCTGGAAGGGCTAAAGTGGTTTGCCCTTTCTAGTGATGTATCTTGTTTTTGAGCATTTTTTTCACTTTGCAAGTGATTGAaagccaaaattttttcttttgtctgtTTTATCTTTTGGAACCCTTTGTAAAGGTTCAAATGCAAGGAGTTGCAGTGGGCCGGGCAGTGGACTTGACAATGTTGACAGGGTACAATGAGCTTATAGTTGAACTGGAAAAGATGTTTGAAATCAAGGGAGAGCTTAGCCCTCGCAacaaatgggaaatcatcttcACAGATGATGAGGGGGATATGATGCTCATGGGAGATGATCCGTGGCCGTATGTTTACTTTTTGTTGTTCACCTTTAATTTAGCAATCTAACCCCCCTTTTTCTCCTAGAGTAGTAACAGTTCAAAACTTTCTTGCAGAGAATTCTGTAAAATGGTCAGAAGAATCTTCATTTGTTCTGGCCAGGATGTTAAGATAATGAGAGCAGGAAGCAAGCTTCCTCTACCTTCTGCGGATAATGATGGAACCACTTTCAACTGGGAAAACGGTGAAGATTGAGTAGGGAGCAACCCTTTTGTTTACGCCTCTCACTCCCTTTATTCTTATCGTCTCTTTTGTTACTTATCCCCCCTGGTATCTGGCAATTATTGTGTGGCGGGAGGTGTGGAAGGAGGCGGTGGTCAGAGTAGGCATTGGTGGAGAAAGATGTGGTTATTTAGTGTATTATGACTAAGGAATGGGATAGAGTGCTTTCCAGTCTGACCCCCTAGAGGAATAACGACGATGAAGTTGTTAGCTAGTTTGCTGCCCAGTTTTGACAGCAGTCGAAAATTCAAACCTAGATTGAAGTTCGGAGTAAACGGTATCTGTACGTAGTACTAGGATCTATTAATGAAGAGGTAGGGTTATAGCCTTGTGTATATCAAAGGTGTTTCTGGTGAATGCGGTTTGGTGTAATATGTAGATATGTATGAAGTTTGGAGATTTATTCTTGCATCTGGTGACTCAGAAGTTGCAAGCTTCTCTTTGCAAGTGTACTGAATCGAGTTCAATATGAAGCTTCGCGCTTTTTAATCCGTGTACTGCCTATCTTCACTCTCTCTTTGCTCACGTGTCTGATATATCTCAAATGCTGTATCAACTCTTTTATTTCTTCCCCGTAACCAAAGTGCATCCTTAATGGCGGCGAAAACAGTCGTATGCTGCATCTTTTCTTCACGTCAATACAAATGGTGCGCCAGATGTTAAAAAAAGAACCGATGGTACGGGAGGCTACTATTTGGCCAGTGGTAAACAAGAAGATCGTATGCATGGCGGTGTGGAGAGTGCTTAGGAATAAAACTCTCCGAGTAGGAGACCAGACGAGACATTTCGTGGCGGCTGAGATTTTGGGCGTAGCCCAGGTGCAAATTGCTAAAGAGAAGATGGCGACATTTGAAAAAGAGGGCTTTAGTCATTTCGGGGCCCCTTAATTATTAATGTTGTAAAGGTGGAAAACTGCGCGATCCTCAGTCCTAATGAATTGGAAAACACTTTGGGTACGTAGGACAGCATCAGGAGAGGAGAGACATTTCAAGATTGGTAGGCGAGGCTAGAAAAGAAGCAGAGAACAAAGTCTTCGGGATGTGACAATGGGTGCGTTGACCTGAATTGACTTCGCGTGGCAAAATAGTAGTAGTACTACAAGGCAAACTGGCACGCGAACACGAGGACTCTGTTTTCTCCGCTGGTTTTTCATGCTTATTTTGGCTGCCGCCTTGCCGTCTTGCAAGGGATCCACCCAAGCGACACGGTATTGGACAGGACGTTAAGCAGCCCGGGAAGCTGCTCCATCATTTCCCTGTAACCTCttccaaaaaaatggaaacCTTTTTTTATGCATTTATTTTTCCACTCCAATCCAACATGAAGTGACTCCTCTAAATTCATTCTTACCAACAAACACTTCGTTTGTGTATATATTTTCGGTATACCAATTAAGGGATTACTCAAGTCAAGTCTGCTTTCGGATGCCCATGACGCAAGCATGGTGGACTCTTTCCTGCACAGGACGTGGAAACGGATACTCAGCCGAACGCATAGAGGAGACGGGAATTGTTCAATATGTTTTACCAACTCTTATAAACCACCAAGATGATTGTTTCTGAAGACGCTGTCATCACAGTTAGTTGGGACTTGGGAGTCTCCTTGATGATAATTTCCAGGATGTTTTGCTTCCTTTTGAATTCGGATGTTGGAGAAACCATACATATGGATCTAAGAAACATTTTCCAGTGCCTTCGGCT
Coding sequences within it:
- the LOC140004190 gene encoding auxin response factor 9-like isoform X2 gives rise to the protein MASRGSLIQQHQSNGSVEGQDDLYTELWKACAGPLVDVPKPKESVYYFPQGHMEQLEASTNQELNQRIPMFGLPPKILCNVVDIQLLAEQETDEVYAQITLIPEPDHTEQTSPDSCPSEPPKPTVHSFCKVLTASDTSTHGGFSVLRKHANECLPPLDMTQPVPTQELVAKDLHGTEWHFKHIFRGQPRRHLLTTGWSTFVTSKRLVAGDSFVFLRGASGELRVGVRRFARQQSSMPSSVISSHSMHLGVLATASHAVATGTLFVVYYKPRTSQFIIGLNKYLESINNGFGVGMRFKMRFEGEDSPERRFSGTIVGVEDISLQWKDSKWRSLKVQWDEPASITRPERVSPWEIEPFVAAVPTSLVPSVTGKNKRLRSHSELLPPECPRSQPRSANQNHMDISCSQLQGSRNCNLRTHAEGDWLSSSQGNTSVSRFADEMENKSTIAWTTFTGCSATPAKLSNHSHSHLHDGRKPDTVASCRLFGIDLISPSTGALDKELLKPANASNVTTQDCLPNTLSGCGSEHKSDLSKDSKDQIVGQLQLPSKEVQSKQSGSTRSRTKVQMQGVAVGRAVDLTMLTGYNELIVELEKMFEIKGELSPRNKWEIIFTDDEGDMMLMGDDPWPEFCKMVRRIFICSGQDVKIMRAGSKLPLPSADNDGTTFNWENGED
- the LOC140004190 gene encoding auxin response factor 9-like isoform X1, coding for MASRGSLIQQHQSNGSVEGQDDLYTELWKACAGPLVDVPKPKESVYYFPQGHMEQLEASTNQELNQRIPMFGLPPKILCNVVDIQLLAEQETDEVYAQITLIPEPDHTEQTSPDSCPSEPPKPTVHSFCKVLTASDTSTHGGFSVLRKHANECLPPLDMTQPVPTQELVAKDLHGTEWHFKHIFRGQPRRHLLTTGWSTFVTSKRLVAGDSFVFLRGASGELRVGVRRFARQQSSMPSSVISSHSMHLGVLATASHAVATGTLFVVYYKPRTSQFIIGLNKYLESINNGFGVGMRFKMRFEGEDSPERRFSGTIVGVEDISLQWKDSKWRSLKVQWDEPASITRPERVSPWEIEPFVAAVPTSLVPSVTGKNKRLRSHSELLPPESASSTASAVWNPPHDSPLGNGTAECPRSQPRSANQNHMDISCSQLQGSRNCNLRTHAEGDWLSSSQGNTSVSRFADEMENKSTIAWTTFTGCSATPAKLSNHSHSHLHDGRKPDTVASCRLFGIDLISPSTGALDKELLKPANASNVTTQDCLPNTLSGCGSEHKSDLSKDSKDQIVGQLQLPSKEVQSKQSGSTRSRTKVQMQGVAVGRAVDLTMLTGYNELIVELEKMFEIKGELSPRNKWEIIFTDDEGDMMLMGDDPWPEFCKMVRRIFICSGQDVKIMRAGSKLPLPSADNDGTTFNWENGED